In Chitinophagales bacterium, one DNA window encodes the following:
- a CDS encoding ABC transporter ATP-binding protein → MIHLQGITKWYSVGPGKTYIINNVDLDVKEGEFISIMGPSGSGKSTLLNIIGMLDEPSEGDYFFLGNNVFDLKEKQRSKLYKEYIGFVFQAYHLIDELTVYENIETPLIYQNIKGSERRAMVADMLDRFQIVGKKDLFPAQLSGGQQQLVGIARALIANPKLLLADEPTGNLNSKQGEEIMALFKELNQDGVTIIQVTHSEKNASYGSRIIRLLDGRIEL, encoded by the coding sequence ATGATCCACCTGCAAGGCATTACTAAATGGTATTCCGTAGGGCCCGGTAAAACTTATATTATTAATAATGTGGATCTTGATGTTAAGGAAGGTGAATTCATTTCCATTATGGGACCTTCCGGATCCGGTAAATCAACGCTTCTGAATATTATCGGCATGCTCGATGAGCCTTCTGAAGGAGATTATTTCTTCCTTGGAAATAATGTATTTGATCTGAAAGAAAAACAAAGGTCTAAGCTGTATAAAGAATACATAGGTTTTGTGTTTCAGGCTTACCATCTTATAGATGAGCTCACAGTATATGAAAATATAGAAACACCATTGATTTATCAGAATATAAAGGGATCGGAGCGAAGAGCTATGGTTGCAGATATGCTCGACCGTTTTCAGATTGTGGGTAAGAAGGACCTTTTTCCGGCCCAACTATCAGGTGGTCAGCAGCAATTAGTGGGTATTGCGCGTGCTCTTATTGCTAATCCAAAACTACTTCTTGCGGATGAACCAACCGGCAACCTCAATTCCAAGCAGGGTGAAGAAATAATGGCCCTCTTTAAAGAGCTTAATCAGGACGGCGTAACGATCATTCAGGTAACGCATTCAGAAAAAAATGCTTCTTACGGTTCCCGGATTATTCGTTTGCTCGACGGCAGAATAGAGCTATAG
- a CDS encoding nucleotide pyrophosphohydrolase, with protein sequence MTISKAQKKVDDWIKTTGVRYFNELTNLAILTEEVGEVARIIARKFGEQSFKESDKENNLEDELADVLFVIICIANQTGIDLTDALSRNIEKKTLRDAERHQQNDKLKI encoded by the coding sequence ATGACAATTTCCAAAGCCCAGAAAAAAGTAGACGACTGGATTAAAACTACAGGCGTGCGATATTTTAATGAATTGACAAATCTCGCCATTTTAACGGAGGAAGTAGGAGAAGTAGCACGTATCATTGCCCGCAAATTCGGGGAACAATCCTTTAAAGAATCCGATAAAGAAAATAACCTGGAAGATGAGTTAGCTGATGTTCTGTTTGTAATAATCTGCATTGCAAACCAAACAGGCATCGATCTTACGGATGCACTTTCCCGGAATATAGAAAAGAAGACCCTTCGTGATGCGGAACGCCACCAGCAAAACGATAAATTGAAAATATAG
- a CDS encoding inorganic phosphate transporter yields MILLIIVIGLALAFDVINGFHDAANSIATIVSTKVLSPGAAVIWAAFFNFIAFLVFGLHVASTVGKGIVHPEIVTLQVVLSGLIAAIIWNLFTWYYGVPSSSSHTLVGGFAGAAIAKAGVGAVFSNELFRIISFIFLAPVIGMVVAFFLAVLLMYIFRRSIPHKVDNLFRRLQLVSAAAYSLGHGANDAQKVMGIIFAALIATNNISKDAPIPFWVIISCQSAMALGTAMGGWRIVKTMGTRITHLNPFEGFAAETAGAITLFSTAQLGIPVSTTHTITGSIIGVGLKRRVSAVEWGITRKLLIAWVITIPISMLMAAGIYYITTLF; encoded by the coding sequence ATGATCCTTCTTATAATAGTAATTGGCCTTGCCTTAGCCTTTGATGTAATTAATGGTTTCCACGATGCCGCTAATTCTATTGCTACTATAGTTTCTACAAAAGTATTGTCACCTGGGGCAGCGGTGATCTGGGCAGCATTTTTCAACTTCATTGCTTTTCTTGTTTTCGGATTGCATGTTGCTTCTACTGTTGGGAAAGGGATTGTTCACCCAGAGATAGTTACGCTGCAGGTGGTCCTGAGTGGCTTAATAGCAGCCATTATCTGGAACTTATTTACATGGTACTACGGTGTTCCATCAAGCTCTTCACACACTCTTGTAGGTGGCTTCGCCGGGGCTGCCATAGCTAAAGCAGGCGTAGGGGCCGTATTCAGCAATGAACTATTCCGCATCATCAGCTTTATTTTCCTTGCCCCCGTAATCGGGATGGTCGTTGCATTCTTTCTTGCTGTATTGCTCATGTATATTTTCAGGCGGTCGATACCGCATAAAGTTGATAATCTATTCAGGCGGCTGCAATTAGTTTCAGCGGCAGCATACAGTCTTGGACATGGCGCAAACGATGCACAAAAAGTGATGGGAATTATTTTTGCCGCTCTCATTGCTACCAATAATATCAGCAAAGATGCGCCTATTCCGTTTTGGGTAATTATCTCCTGCCAGAGTGCTATGGCTCTAGGTACGGCCATGGGCGGCTGGCGCATTGTTAAAACCATGGGAACCAGGATCACTCATTTAAATCCTTTCGAAGGATTTGCTGCTGAAACAGCCGGAGCTATTACGCTTTTTTCGACGGCACAATTGGGAATTCCTGTAAGCACTACTCACACCATAACAGGCTCTATCATTGGAGTAGGTTTAAAGAGAAGAGTCTCTGCTGTAGAGTGGGGCATTACCAGGAAGCTTCTTATTGCCTGGGTCATCACAATTCCTATCTCCATGCTAATGGCTGCTGGAATCTACTATATTACCACCTTATTTTAA
- the ettA gene encoding energy-dependent translational throttle protein EttA has product MADNKIIFSMQGVGKMIPPNNKQILKDIYLSFYYGAKIGIIGTNGSGKSTLLNIIAGKDQQYQGKIQFEKEYSIGLLEQEPHLDSTKTVREIVSEGVQEVMDMLKEFEDISNKFSDPMSADEMDRLLTKQGDLQEKIEAADGWEIDSKLERAMDALNTSDGDSVIKNLSGGELRRVALCRLLLQEPDILLLDEPTNHLDAESVMWLEQHLKQYKGTVIAVTHDRYFLDNVAGWILELDRGEGIPWKGNYSSWLEQKSQRLILEEKQESKRQKTLQRELEWVRMGQKARQAKSKARIQNYERMASEETKQKEDKLEIFIPPGPRLGANVIESINVTKSFGDKVLFEDLNFNLPQGGIVGIIGPNGAGKTTLFRMILGTEKPDSGVFNIGETVKISYVDQMHTSFDPNKTVFEVISNGLDFVEVGKYKISSRAYVGKFNFTGNDQQKKIGVLSGGERNRLHLALTLREEANVLLLDEPTNDLDVNTLRALEEALENFAGCAVVISHDRWFLDRVATHILAFEGDGVEYWFEGGFSDYEENKKKRLGETTPHRFKYKKLVAG; this is encoded by the coding sequence ATGGCTGACAATAAGATTATTTTTTCTATGCAGGGTGTTGGCAAAATGATTCCTCCCAACAACAAGCAAATCCTTAAAGATATTTATCTCTCATTTTACTATGGTGCCAAGATCGGCATCATTGGTACAAATGGAAGCGGAAAATCAACGCTTCTAAATATTATTGCGGGAAAAGATCAGCAATATCAGGGAAAGATTCAATTTGAGAAAGAGTACAGCATAGGCTTGCTTGAGCAGGAACCGCACCTCGACAGTACTAAAACCGTAAGGGAAATAGTGAGCGAAGGGGTACAGGAAGTTATGGATATGCTTAAAGAATTTGAGGATATCAGCAATAAATTTTCGGACCCGATGAGTGCTGATGAGATGGACAGATTGCTGACCAAGCAGGGTGATTTGCAGGAAAAAATTGAGGCCGCTGATGGGTGGGAAATTGATTCAAAGCTGGAGCGAGCCATGGATGCGCTGAACACATCGGATGGAGATTCTGTAATAAAAAATTTATCGGGTGGTGAGCTAAGAAGGGTTGCATTATGCCGGCTTTTACTTCAGGAACCGGATATTTTACTGCTTGATGAGCCCACCAACCACCTCGATGCCGAAAGCGTAATGTGGCTCGAACAGCATTTAAAGCAATACAAAGGAACTGTGATAGCGGTTACGCACGATCGCTATTTCTTAGATAATGTAGCGGGCTGGATTCTGGAGCTTGATCGGGGGGAAGGCATTCCCTGGAAGGGAAATTATTCCTCATGGCTGGAGCAAAAATCACAGCGTTTGATACTGGAAGAAAAGCAGGAATCTAAGAGGCAGAAAACCTTGCAGCGAGAGCTGGAGTGGGTGCGGATGGGTCAAAAAGCAAGACAGGCCAAATCCAAGGCCCGTATCCAGAACTATGAGCGAATGGCGAGCGAGGAAACGAAACAAAAAGAAGACAAGCTCGAAATATTTATTCCGCCCGGACCACGCCTGGGAGCTAACGTAATTGAATCTATAAATGTAACCAAATCTTTCGGGGACAAAGTGCTGTTCGAGGACCTCAATTTCAATTTGCCGCAGGGCGGTATTGTTGGAATTATTGGTCCTAACGGAGCGGGAAAAACGACCCTGTTCAGGATGATCCTTGGAACAGAAAAGCCTGATAGCGGAGTATTCAATATCGGTGAAACCGTAAAGATTTCTTACGTAGATCAAATGCATACTTCTTTCGACCCGAACAAAACAGTTTTTGAAGTGATATCGAACGGTCTTGATTTTGTGGAAGTAGGAAAATATAAGATCAGCTCACGGGCCTATGTTGGGAAATTCAATTTCACAGGAAACGATCAGCAGAAAAAAATAGGTGTGCTTAGCGGTGGTGAACGCAATCGCCTGCACCTGGCACTTACCCTTCGTGAGGAAGCAAACGTATTGCTGCTCGATGAGCCGACCAACGACCTTGATGTAAATACACTTCGCGCTTTAGAAGAAGCCCTGGAAAATTTTGCAGGGTGCGCCGTGGTGATCTCGCATGACCGTTGGTTTTTAGATCGGGTGGCGACTCACATTCTGGCTTTTGAGGGAGATGGAGTAGAATATTGGTTTGAAGGCGGATTCTCAGATTATGAGGAAAATAAAAAGAAACGCCTCGGCGAAACCACACCTCATCGTTTTAAATATAAGAAACTGGTAGCCGGATAA
- a CDS encoding DUF47 domain-containing protein, whose protein sequence is MNVNNFISFLVPKDKKFYPLFERAAANLKECANNLYLAVTASSPDRRIEYMRKVAQLEHTGDEIAHEVFSELGKNFITPFDREDIHRLTSHMDDVLDYIHGASKRMELYRITNFSPDIVKLAELIQTGSNELYIAVMELRNLKNLRRITDACVRINSIENHADDIFDKAVANLFETEKNAIELIKMKEILQALETATDKCEDCANVLESIIIKSA, encoded by the coding sequence ATGAACGTCAATAACTTTATTAGTTTTTTAGTCCCGAAGGATAAAAAATTTTATCCGTTGTTTGAACGGGCTGCGGCCAACCTAAAAGAATGTGCGAATAACCTGTACCTCGCCGTTACTGCATCATCTCCTGACCGGCGGATTGAATATATGCGCAAGGTGGCTCAGCTTGAGCATACGGGAGACGAGATAGCTCATGAGGTTTTTAGTGAGCTGGGGAAGAACTTTATTACCCCTTTCGACCGGGAAGACATACACCGGCTTACTTCTCATATGGACGATGTGCTGGATTATATTCATGGCGCTTCCAAGCGGATGGAGCTATACAGGATTACTAATTTTTCACCCGACATTGTCAAGCTCGCTGAGCTGATACAAACAGGCAGCAATGAGCTTTATATAGCCGTGATGGAATTGCGAAACCTTAAAAACCTGAGAAGGATCACGGATGCTTGCGTAAGGATCAATAGTATTGAGAACCATGCGGACGATATCTTTGACAAAGCCGTTGCTAATCTCTTTGAAACGGAAAAAAATGCAATAGAATTAATAAAAATGAAAGAGATATTACAGGCGCTTGAAACGGCTACCGATAAATGTGAGGATTGCGCAAATGTGCTCGAATCGATCATTATTAAATCGGCGTAA
- a CDS encoding PstS family phosphate ABC transporter substrate-binding protein, whose translation MNKIIVAFAALTLLNACNSSTDNTNAKQDQQKKNLTVSIDGSSTVYPISEAVAEEYGKQNPDLKVTIAESGTGGGMKKFSAGEIDICDASRPIKKEEADACAVKNIKYIELPIAYDGLSVVVNPKNTWVDKLTVAELKKIWSSAAQGKITSWNQVRPGFPNKAIKLFGPGTDSGTFDYFCEVINGKRGDHRGDYTASEDDNILVQGVSSDEGAIGYFGLAYYEGNSDKLKLIPIDDGNDANGKGAILPTLETVQNGTYAPLSRALFLYANTAAESRQEVKDFLSYYLQNVPKLSKEVGYIPLQDDLYPIVTQRLQNTVTGSLYTNGEEMGTTLEGLLKGNAATSSETH comes from the coding sequence ATGAACAAAATCATTGTTGCATTTGCAGCACTAACGTTATTAAATGCCTGCAATAGTTCTACTGACAATACAAATGCAAAGCAGGATCAGCAAAAGAAAAATCTGACAGTTTCAATTGACGGATCCAGTACGGTATATCCAATCTCTGAAGCAGTTGCCGAAGAATATGGAAAGCAAAATCCTGATCTCAAGGTCACAATCGCAGAATCGGGAACGGGCGGTGGAATGAAGAAATTTTCAGCAGGGGAAATTGATATATGCGATGCATCACGGCCTATAAAAAAGGAAGAAGCGGATGCCTGTGCTGTAAAAAATATAAAATACATAGAATTACCAATCGCATACGATGGTTTATCCGTAGTGGTAAATCCTAAAAATACATGGGTTGATAAGCTGACAGTTGCTGAACTAAAGAAAATTTGGTCTTCAGCAGCACAAGGGAAAATTACAAGCTGGAACCAGGTTAGGCCTGGTTTTCCAAATAAAGCCATCAAGCTTTTTGGTCCGGGTACAGATAGCGGCACCTTCGATTATTTCTGCGAAGTGATTAACGGAAAAAGAGGAGACCACCGCGGCGATTATACTGCTTCCGAAGATGATAATATTCTGGTTCAGGGAGTTTCCTCGGATGAAGGCGCCATCGGATATTTTGGCCTGGCCTATTACGAGGGAAACAGCGATAAGTTAAAGCTGATTCCCATAGATGATGGAAATGATGCTAATGGTAAGGGTGCTATTTTGCCTACCCTCGAAACCGTTCAGAACGGAACCTACGCTCCGCTGTCCCGTGCACTTTTCTTATATGCAAATACCGCTGCCGAAAGCAGGCAGGAGGTAAAAGATTTTTTATCCTATTATTTACAGAACGTTCCAAAGCTTTCCAAAGAAGTTGGTTATATCCCGCTGCAGGATGATCTGTATCCAATAGTAACACAACGATTGCAAAATACAGTGACAGGCTCTCTGTATACGAATGGAGAAGAAATGGGTACCACGCTGGAAGGGTTGCTGAAAGGTAATGCAGCTACCTCATCAGAAACACATTAA
- a CDS encoding ABC transporter permease has translation MIRNYLKVALRNLRKNKGFSLINIIGLSVGLATCILILLFVQDELNYDRYNKNAGRVYRTDADIQFGGAHFILAVSPPQLSSVMLKEYPQVEAAVRFRDYGGFLVRKGNENIQENRVIYADSSLFSVFTLPMIAGNANNALSDPKSIVVTRDIAMKYFNRTDVVGQNFTINDTGNYKITGVIENVPRQSHFNYDFFVSLSQSPEAKQDNWLSNNFNTYVLLKPGVDGKKFESHLDEIVNKYVFPQAQQMLNVSKENMLKSGTHVYYSLTPLTQIHLHSNKVAELSANSDIRYVYIFSIIAVLILIIACVNFMNLSTARSVNRAKEVGIRKVAGSLRSNLIFQFLTESTLISFFSLLLALVIVLLLLPYFNQLSGKEISIGSVSISRVVPLLLALVLIVGLLAGSYPAFFLSRFKPIEVLKGKFSSGFKGSWLRSSLVVFQFATSIILIVGTIVIYNQLNYIRNKNLGYNREQVLVIQNCYPLGKQAKTFEAELLKLAGVQRATLTGYLPTGSYRSDSPLFEDPTLDQHKSVSMQNWLVDENYIPTLGMQMVKGRNFSSQFATDSDAIIINESAAKLLSFKDPINQKLYLLKNLQTKAVSAYNIIGVVKDFNFNSLREQVTPMVLFDREEHGSIALRINTSNIPGLIRQVQDKWKTMAPGQPFAYSFMNDDFNNTYLSEQRIGKIFVSFAILAILIGCLGLFGLVTYAAEQRTKEIGIRKVLGATVSNIVALLSKYFIRLVIVAAIIAFPIAWFGMNKWLQDYSYRVSIDWWTFAVAAIIIITISMITVSFHAIKAAIANPVKSLRTE, from the coding sequence ATGATTAGAAATTACCTTAAAGTCGCTTTACGCAATCTCAGGAAAAATAAAGGATTCTCACTGATCAACATTATAGGTTTGTCGGTAGGCTTGGCCACCTGCATATTGATATTGCTTTTCGTTCAGGATGAATTGAACTACGACCGGTATAATAAAAATGCGGGTCGCGTTTACCGCACGGATGCAGATATTCAGTTCGGCGGCGCTCACTTCATCCTTGCTGTCTCACCACCGCAATTGAGCTCTGTTATGTTAAAGGAATACCCTCAGGTAGAAGCTGCAGTCCGCTTCCGGGACTATGGTGGATTTTTGGTAAGAAAAGGAAATGAAAACATCCAGGAAAACAGGGTCATCTATGCTGACTCTTCGTTGTTCTCTGTTTTTACACTTCCCATGATAGCAGGCAATGCAAACAATGCTTTATCAGATCCGAAGTCAATCGTGGTCACCAGAGATATTGCAATGAAATACTTCAACCGAACCGATGTTGTAGGACAAAATTTCACAATCAATGATACAGGCAATTATAAAATTACCGGTGTGATTGAAAACGTACCCCGTCAGTCGCACTTCAATTATGATTTTTTTGTCTCACTGAGCCAATCACCGGAAGCAAAACAGGATAACTGGCTCAGTAATAATTTCAATACATATGTGCTTTTAAAGCCCGGGGTGGATGGTAAAAAATTTGAATCGCATCTCGATGAAATTGTAAATAAGTATGTTTTTCCGCAAGCGCAGCAGATGCTGAATGTATCAAAGGAAAATATGCTGAAGAGCGGAACTCACGTTTACTATTCACTCACGCCACTTACACAAATTCATTTGCACTCAAACAAAGTGGCAGAGTTAAGTGCAAACAGTGATATACGCTACGTTTATATTTTTTCCATTATCGCGGTTTTAATCCTCATCATTGCCTGTGTCAACTTTATGAACCTATCTACAGCACGTTCTGTAAACCGTGCAAAAGAAGTGGGAATTCGTAAGGTTGCAGGATCATTAAGATCAAACCTTATTTTTCAATTTCTCACAGAATCCACCCTAATTAGTTTTTTTTCTTTACTGCTTGCGCTAGTTATAGTGCTTCTCTTATTACCTTATTTCAATCAGCTATCCGGCAAAGAAATCAGTATAGGGTCGGTGTCTATTTCCCGGGTAGTTCCATTGCTGCTTGCGCTGGTGCTGATTGTGGGATTGCTGGCAGGAAGCTATCCTGCATTTTTTCTTTCACGCTTCAAACCAATTGAAGTATTGAAAGGAAAATTTTCCTCAGGCTTTAAAGGAAGCTGGCTCCGCAGCAGCCTGGTGGTTTTTCAATTTGCTACTTCTATCATTCTTATTGTTGGAACCATTGTAATCTATAATCAGCTTAATTATATCCGCAATAAAAATCTGGGCTATAATCGTGAGCAGGTACTTGTAATTCAAAATTGTTACCCGCTTGGTAAACAGGCAAAGACATTCGAAGCTGAATTATTAAAGCTAGCCGGCGTACAACGCGCTACGCTCACAGGATATTTGCCTACAGGATCGTATAGAAGTGACAGCCCTTTATTTGAAGACCCTACGCTTGACCAGCACAAATCGGTATCCATGCAAAATTGGCTAGTGGATGAAAATTATATTCCCACGCTTGGCATGCAGATGGTAAAGGGAAGAAACTTCTCTTCACAATTTGCAACCGATTCAGATGCAATAATCATTAATGAATCTGCGGCAAAGCTTTTGAGCTTTAAAGATCCCATTAATCAAAAACTCTACCTTCTTAAGAATCTTCAAACCAAAGCAGTTTCTGCTTATAACATTATCGGCGTTGTAAAGGACTTTAACTTTAATTCGCTTCGTGAGCAGGTAACGCCAATGGTGCTCTTTGACCGCGAGGAGCATGGAAGCATAGCGTTACGGATCAATACCAGCAACATTCCTGGCCTTATCAGGCAGGTTCAGGATAAGTGGAAAACGATGGCCCCGGGTCAACCCTTTGCATATTCTTTTATGAATGATGATTTCAATAACACCTATCTTTCTGAGCAGCGAATAGGTAAAATTTTCGTCTCTTTTGCTATTCTGGCTATTTTAATTGGTTGCCTTGGCTTATTCGGATTGGTAACCTATGCAGCCGAACAGCGAACAAAAGAGATCGGCATTCGTAAGGTTTTGGGTGCCACCGTCAGCAATATTGTTGCTCTGCTTTCCAAGTACTTTATCAGGCTGGTGATAGTTGCAGCAATTATTGCTTTTCCAATAGCATGGTTTGGTATGAATAAGTGGCTGCAGGATTATTCCTATCGGGTCAGCATCGATTGGTGGACATTCGCGGTAGCTGCTATAATTATTATAACCATATCTATGATCACCGTAAGCTTTCATGCAATTAAAGCTGCTATTGCCAATCCCGTAAAGTCGTTAAGGACGGAATAG
- the msrB gene encoding peptide-methionine (R)-S-oxide reductase MsrB, giving the protein MKQYLIFILALMALGLSACAQMENKSYVFPSSKATYPITKTDAEWKKLLTPQQYYITREKGTDPGFSGPYWNNHEKGIYNCIACGEPLFSSETKFESGTGWPSFFKPINDKAVKTFTDASTGSTRTEVVCSRCGAHLGHIFNDGPQPTGLRYCLDGSALNFVKK; this is encoded by the coding sequence ATGAAGCAATATCTCATTTTTATCCTGGCATTAATGGCGTTGGGGTTGAGCGCCTGTGCACAAATGGAAAACAAAAGTTATGTTTTTCCATCTTCCAAAGCTACTTATCCCATCACGAAAACAGACGCTGAATGGAAAAAGCTTTTAACACCACAGCAATATTATATTACCCGTGAAAAAGGTACCGATCCGGGTTTCAGCGGCCCTTACTGGAATAACCATGAGAAAGGAATTTACAATTGCATAGCATGCGGTGAACCCCTGTTCAGCTCTGAAACCAAGTTTGAATCGGGAACTGGATGGCCCAGCTTTTTCAAACCCATTAATGACAAGGCAGTAAAAACCTTTACAGATGCCAGTACGGGCTCAACCCGAACTGAGGTGGTTTGCAGTCGTTGCGGTGCTCATTTAGGACATATCTTTAATGATGGACCTCAGCCGACCGGCCTGCGCTATTGTCTGGATGGCTCTGCATTGAATTTTGTGAAGAAATAG
- a CDS encoding T9SS type A sorting domain-containing protein: METTTTSQNIISCLQRLFMVLLVINTISKFSSAQNQNDVWYFGNHSGIDFSGALPVAISNAAMNAYEGSASECDNNGNLIFYTDGVTIWDKNDHIMPNGSGLKGGSSSTQAALIVNIPSQPGIYYVFTVGDQYSNGGIYYSLVDMSLNGGLGDIVAGKKNIMLLFQSTEAIAGVLKYDRSGVWVIVHELNNNNFDSYLVNSGGVSDPIVSSMGNLRDWAHIIGPMKISPNGNFIVYETTFGSSQIELFTFNQKNGILNSTRNITAYFPAVEGAYGAEFSPDNHFLYISVMWNAAYLYQLDLINNALTVLDHAEGEYIWDALQLASNGKIYLSRNNESYVGVINNPNASGTDCIYQAHGLDLQPGTFCRLGLPTIPSYAYKPIQISDALANTVEKGALQSEGAQINILPNPIRNATLEINSLCFNQNVADKISLVVLDLKGKIIISKSIDHYIKDYSLDITNLQKGCYILEIFNADEKRITKFLRE; encoded by the coding sequence ATGGAAACAACCACTACTTCTCAAAATATAATTTCCTGTTTGCAACGACTATTTATGGTGCTATTGGTTATAAATACCATAAGTAAATTTTCTTCGGCACAAAATCAAAATGATGTCTGGTACTTTGGAAACCATAGTGGAATAGATTTCAGTGGGGCTTTACCGGTTGCTATTTCAAATGCTGCAATGAATGCCTACGAAGGTTCAGCAAGTGAATGTGATAACAATGGTAACCTTATTTTCTATACGGATGGGGTTACAATCTGGGACAAAAATGATCATATTATGCCTAATGGGAGCGGATTAAAAGGAGGAAGCTCCTCAACACAGGCAGCATTAATTGTAAACATTCCTTCTCAACCGGGTATCTATTATGTATTTACCGTTGGTGACCAATACAGTAATGGGGGAATTTACTATTCATTAGTGGACATGAGCCTCAATGGAGGTCTCGGTGATATAGTAGCAGGAAAAAAAAATATTATGTTGCTATTCCAAAGCACGGAAGCGATCGCAGGAGTTTTAAAATACGATCGGTCGGGTGTTTGGGTAATAGTTCATGAGCTGAACAATAACAATTTTGATAGTTACCTGGTTAATTCAGGAGGGGTTTCTGATCCTATAGTATCCTCAATGGGAAATCTCAGGGACTGGGCTCATATAATAGGGCCAATGAAAATATCCCCTAATGGTAATTTCATTGTTTATGAAACTACTTTCGGTTCGTCACAGATAGAGCTTTTTACCTTTAATCAAAAAAACGGGATATTAAATTCAACCAGAAATATCACAGCTTATTTTCCAGCAGTGGAGGGAGCATATGGTGCCGAATTTTCTCCTGATAATCACTTTCTTTATATTTCCGTAATGTGGAATGCAGCGTACCTCTATCAGTTAGATCTTATAAATAATGCTCTGACTGTACTTGATCATGCTGAAGGAGAATATATATGGGATGCGTTGCAACTTGCCAGTAATGGAAAAATATATCTCTCAAGAAATAATGAATCATATGTGGGAGTAATAAATAATCCAAACGCTTCAGGTACAGATTGTATTTACCAAGCGCATGGGTTGGATTTACAGCCAGGAACATTTTGCAGACTAGGTTTGCCAACTATTCCAAGCTACGCTTATAAACCTATTCAAATTTCTGATGCATTAGCAAATACTGTGGAAAAGGGTGCTTTACAATCCGAAGGAGCACAGATCAATATACTTCCTAATCCAATTAGGAATGCTACTCTTGAAATAAATTCATTGTGTTTTAATCAAAATGTAGCGGATAAGATTTCATTAGTGGTTTTGGACCTAAAAGGAAAAATAATTATTAGTAAATCTATCGACCACTACATTAAGGATTATTCTCTCGATATAACTAATCTGCAAAAGGGCTGTTATATTCTGGAGATATTTAATGCTGATGAAAAACGAATAACTAAGTTTCTCAGGGAATAA